Within Oreochromis niloticus isolate F11D_XX linkage group LG2, O_niloticus_UMD_NMBU, whole genome shotgun sequence, the genomic segment TTCTGTGTAAGAAAATCGGAAGTGTTTGAATAACCAACTGACTTGacattttcaaaaagaaaacattattcTGAACACATCTTACAAATGTAAATGCCAATTGTTTGGTCTTCAGAAGGTTTTGATTGTGAAAAGAAGACTTTCAGTCTGTTTTAAGGgcctataattttttttttttttccttttaaatcacATTTATATCACATTCTCGTAATTCACATTACAtatacagacatacacacacatgagACGGAAACACAAGTAACGTTTCGTAGAAATTTATTCAGCATTTAAGAATAGAGGATGGTCTTAAAATATGTAGAAACGTCAGTTTAAATAAACCTTTTCGTTCAGGGTAATGAGCAAACATGACACTGTCAAAAACCATCACAGAACAGAatattttacaaaaaataaaacaataattgaACAGTTTACGTGACAAAACTTCGGGTTCacaagctaaaaacaaaaacaaaacaaaaaacaaaagtaaaaaaacaaatcttactataaataaaacttgcGTTTGCGACCCGCACTGTCTTTACATTTCCTTTAACCTAGTTCATTGGGAGgaagggaagaagaaaaaaaaaagactacaaAATTTGGACACAGTCGAGACAACTGACAGTCTACAAATTAAGTGTAAACATTTATGAAACAACTTTCCATCCAGCTTTTCTGAAATACACCAGCCCCTTCATGAGGCCACATGCCTTTTCATAGAGAGAAAATATGGCATCATTTAAAATATAGAAGTCCAATTCTTCTACATAAGTTAATTGCTCGTACTCGCGATAAAAAGCCTCTTTGCAGCGCAATTTACTCTGACGGGCTCAACGTTCAGTTTCGATCCATTTAAAAGTCTTTTAAAATGGACAAGTCAGAAGATAAAAGcgtgtttctcttttttaaaaacaaaactgctgaACGTTGTCTCTTTAGCAAGTTCAAGTATCcgtaacttttttaaaaagttttttaagtctgtgtgtgggttttttgcGTGCTACTCTCAGATGTGGGTGAGAGGTAGCGTTCCATTAACGCCAGTCCCCGCGGTCTGATAGTGCGGATGGACGCTGTGTAACCGGCTGCTCTGCAGGGATGAATGCTCTGCGCTATCCCCGCCGGGAGGCAGGTACATGCTTATCATATCCCTCAGGTCCCCCAAACACGCCCTCTGAGAGTGGGACGTGATGGCCGGCGGTGGTGAGCTCGGCTCGGTCTTGCACACTGACGCCATGGAGCTCAGTCCCATGGCGCTGGTGGTCTGCTGCGTGTACGCTGGAGACATGCTGTATGTGGAAGCTGCGTTCATGTAGGTCTGCGCCGAAGACATCATCGGGTACTGCAGGCCTGCCATCTCGTACCGGTGCATCTGCTGAATCTGTGGGCTGTTCATGCTGTGATGCTGAGGGTAGGGCAGCTGGTCCGGCATGAGGGAGTACGCACTGTTTGTCCACCCGTTCATGTGCGCGTATCCGTCCATTCGCtgccccactgacacagcgttGTTGACGGGGTTGGTTCCTGGCGCCAACAGTCCCCCGGGCAAAGAATACTTGTCTTTCTTGAGCAAGGTCTTGGTCTTCCTGCGGGGACGGTATTTATAATCCGGATGCTCCTTCATGTGCATAGCCCGTAAACGCTTGGCCTCGTCGATGAATGGCCTCTTTTCACTGTCGGTCAGAAGTTTCCAGTCAGCACCGAGGCGCTTGCTGATTTCAGAGTTGTGCATTTTAGGGTTTTCTTGAGCCATCTTTCTCCGCTGACCCCGGGACCAGACCATGAAGGCGTTCATCGGCCGCTTTACCCGCTCCTGGTCGCTGGCACTGTTGTTCTTTGCGCCCGGCGCCGAGCCCGAGTTGGACTGCGGGAGCGGGGTCTTGAGCTCGGTTTCCATCATGTTATACATTCAGGCGGCTTTTAGTGTTCACTCACAGGCACATAAAAAGTTCACAAAATAACGCCAAAAGTCAAAGAGGTAGATGTACTGACCGGTCTCATAagatgatgtttttctttttttttgtttggggaaaaaaaagttctgcCTTAAGAGGCAAATGTGCCTGCAGGTGCTTCTAGGTTCTCTCCGCTCAAACTGCTCCTTCCTTCTCGGCTCTGAAACAGAAGTCTGTAAACTTGTTCGCCAAGCTCATCTGTTAATAGGCCTAGGGGCCGGACCATGTGATGTGGATTGACAGCATGACAATGAGGACCAGGTAACCAATCAGCGCGCGGCTCCCATATCCAGCGCGTAACCAACCAGAGCACACACTCCTGTGTTTTGGTcagaagaggagggagaggtAAAGTTTTAAAACAGCAGCGCAACTCCAAATGTTCTGGGTTTACAAAATTTTACAAGACTAAATCAACGAGTATATAACAGAAATTAACCCGATTTATTTCTTCCCTTTTTTGTCTGTGAACGCATCCCATTTCTTCTAATGACAAAATATTTTGGTTTCAAATTTAGTGCGTATGATCTGTTTTTTAAGGATTGTAATACCATGGAGGCTGTAAAGTACCCATACAACTATAAATTCTTAAAATATGAAACCATATGACCAAACAAAAGGTTTGGGATCGGTGTCATTTAATTTGCTAAAGAGGCAGACCCCAATTCAACATGGATTTATAAGTCcaagtcatttaaaaaagcgggatattgaaataaaatatgttacttgaaaggaaaaaaaagtgcaagtTTCTTTCTGCCACTTAGTCAAATATATTGCAAATCTTCTGGAAAAATTGCCTCCTCACATTAGTTTGGGGTTTCGATGCTGTCATGCTCAACTGATGAACCTGAATGTTATTCTCacggggggtttttttttttggtttttaaaaaatttcccAGAGGTATTGAATGATTAAATGATCCTGTAGTCACTGTGAAAATGAAATCCATGCAATGAGTTTTTGATACAGAATGAGGTTGATGAGGGCATTTTTTAAGTTttctaaatataataaaaaatatacattttgaaaataaaataaagcatcaaaaacaagaatatttattctgttttatatGATGATAGAGGGATTTCGTACTTCCAAATGTTCCAAATGAAATTAATCGAAATGTTGTGCGTTAGGATCCCAGCACTGGGGAATTTTAATACATCAACGACCTCTTGTGGAGGGGACAGGCTATCTCCTCGGTCCCTGAGGGAAAGTTTAGTTTGAGTGTCCCTCACGTAAACCGACTGGCGGCCCTGAAAATCGTCGCCAGCTGTTGGGTGACTCGTTTTCCCTCATCGACGTTAAtggtttttaaaatgattttcagGGTCTCCTTACAAACGACTTTGGCCATTGATACCAATCACTCAACTGGGCAAAACTCACACCTGCTAATGATTGGGAGCAAATCGCCCATCGAAAACGCCTGTTAACACCTGAGTATCGACAGGGCTCTTCAGGCGCCGCTCTGCTATGCGCATATTAGAGGGTTTCACACCTCACAGCTTTGAAACTTAAAGGGCAGCTGCTCAAGGCCCACCATGTACATGATGCGAAGGGAGTGCAGGCATTCAGGCATTTCATCATTTGTCACCATCGGTGAGAGCAAATATTCAGACTGAAAAGCCAA encodes:
- the sox3 gene encoding transcription factor Sox-3, with product MYNMMETELKTPLPQSNSGSAPGAKNNSASDQERVKRPMNAFMVWSRGQRRKMAQENPKMHNSEISKRLGADWKLLTDSEKRPFIDEAKRLRAMHMKEHPDYKYRPRRKTKTLLKKDKYSLPGGLLAPGTNPVNNAVSVGQRMDGYAHMNGWTNSAYSLMPDQLPYPQHHSMNSPQIQQMHRYEMAGLQYPMMSSAQTYMNAASTYSMSPAYTQQTTSAMGLSSMASVCKTEPSSPPPAITSHSQRACLGDLRDMISMYLPPGGDSAEHSSLQSSRLHSVHPHYQTAGTGVNGTLPLTHI